DNA sequence from the Lynx canadensis isolate LIC74 chromosome B2, mLynCan4.pri.v2, whole genome shotgun sequence genome:
GCCCTGTCCTCACGGAGCGCATATTTCTACTGAGGGAGGCAGCTGATGTCCATCTGGTTATCAGACCGTTTGACATGTTCTCTGTGGACAGATCTATTTGAGGTGATGGCATCGGGGGTGCTTAgttctgtggggggggggggagggttggtgaAGGCTTCATTAGAAGTGACCTTTGCTCTGGGTCAAGAACAGGTaagacagaaggagaagagaaggctcAAGCCCAGGGATGCACGTAGATTTGGGGCCCACCTAGCAGTCCGGGGTGACCGGATCATTGGTTAGCAGGAAGGGGGCCCCTGTGCAGAGGGAGGTGGCAGGGAACGGGGGATGGTGGAGGTCCTGTGGCAGTCACTGACTCTCCAGTCCACCAAGAGGCCAGTCAGTCGATGGATCCTTCCCATCTTTAattgcacacacatgctctatCCACACAGGGAAGGCATTAGACCTTTAAAGAGATATACTgcatcctcctccccctgctcagtTACCTGGGGGCTCCAGCACTTTCTCCCAGTGTTCTAAGAATTCCCTAAGCCAGTGACGGCAGTCTCCCATTGAGATCCTCCTGAAATAGTCTGCCAGTCCCTTGTTCTTCCACTCCTCTCTGGCTCCAGGACTCGTGACTGTCCAGGTCATGCTCATCGCGTCAAAGAGGAGGGCTGGCTGCCCGTTGATGTTGAAGTGCCAGGACGCAGCGGTGCCTCGTTCTGCTTCACACTGACAAGACAGCTGGATGTGCAGGGTGGGGGGACCTGCAATTCACGCCCAAAGTCATTGGCTTGGACTCTTTTAGCGCCGTCACCTCCCAGTAGGTCCACCGTGTCTCTTGGGCGGGACCAACGTTCAGTTCTTGTCCCagagccccttccctgcctgtgcgggctcctccctctcttgctgactatctccacctccccacccccttctcctacTCACCCCTGGTCACGCTGTTCTCCAGTTTGATGTCAGACACGATCATCCTGAGCTCTCGCCCCACCTCTCCCAGCGTCTGGGTCAATTCTGTCCATGCTTTGGTGGCATTTACTTTCGCCCCCAGGAGACCCAAAGGTTTCATCTTGCTGCTGTCACTGTCATACTGAAAGACAGGCTTTTTGTCCACTGAGGCCTGCACTTCATACCAAGGGTGTCCGGGTCCAGACTGAGATTTGACGGTGAGGTCAAGGCAGAGAGAGTAtctgtgagagagaaagggagccgAGGCCCCGACGCTCACTCAGAAGGTCCTTCTGCAGAGGGAGGGGTCTCCACTCCAGCTCCTCAACCTTCTGCGTCCTTAGTCCCCACCTCTTGCCGCCTGAGCTTTAGCAAAGTGCCTGGATGCCATAGACCCCTCGGACACACAGACTGTCACCCGGAGGATACGTCTGGCAAGTATTTTTAGTGACTTCTGCCAAGGTCTCAGGTAATAAAAGTACAAGGCAGTGTCTGCCCTCCTGGGGCTTGAAATCTAGCCGAACAGACAGGACTTTGAACCGAAAAGACACCACAGGACACATGGCTAATTCAGGATGGTTCCCGAGTAACCGGcagaggcttcctggaagaggaggtgggactcagcaggagagggagagctggGAATTGGGAGCACAGTACAGGCAGGAGCCTTGGGCCGGGGTCCCCGTCCTTAAGCACACAGGGACGGGCACCCACTTGCCTAAAACCCGGGGAagaccctctccttcctccctcctctcatcTCCCCAGCCAGGTTCCCAGATCCCAGGACACTCACGGTCCAGCGTCTTCCAGGTTTGTACCGGCGGCAGCATTGACAAAAGTAAATGTGCAGCGTGGTATGCCAGCGACATTGCTGATGTGCACGTCTTGGAGGGTAATCAGCAAGAAGTAGCTGTGGGCCACTTTCCAAAGTCGTCACACCCGGTGGCCCTGCTGAAATCCGGCAGAAGTAAGGTGTACCGAGGGAGAGTTCTGTACGTATTCAAAATAGAGCtaaccattaaaaaacaagagagagagagaggatggtcCAAAACAAAGTTCACTTGGAAAATCCCTCTCCACTTTCCTCAAAACCCCTCTGGTGTGAGTGGGATTGTTGGCAGGTGCGTGAGCTCCTTTCCCCTCTCCGCCCACCAActgcctctttctgtcttccatctcctcctccttcttcccacattttctcccctctctcgtct
Encoded proteins:
- the LOC116738100 gene encoding retinoic acid early transcript 1E-like, whose translation is MCPVVSFRFKVLSVRLDFKPQEGRHCLVLLLPETLAEVTKNTCQTYSLCLDLTVKSQSGPGHPWYEVQASVDKKPVFQYDSDSSKMKPLGLLGAKVNATKAWTELTQTLGEVGRELRMIVSDIKLENSVTRGPPTLHIQLSCQCEAERGTAASWHFNINGQPALLFDAMSMTWTVTSPGAREEWKNKGLADYFRRISMGDCRHWLREFLEHWEKVLEPPGN